In Populus alba chromosome 9, ASM523922v2, whole genome shotgun sequence, a genomic segment contains:
- the LOC118045475 gene encoding protein HIRA-like isoform X3 codes for MSNGICTAVLRGHSSLVKGVTWDPIGSFIASQSDDKTVIIWRTSDWSLAHRTDGHWAKSLGSTFFRRLGWSPCGHFITTTHGFQKPRHSAPVLERGEWAATFDFLGHNAPIIVVKFNHSMFRRNFTNAQELKAAQVGWTNGASKIGGKESQPYNVIAIGSQDRTITVWTTASPRPLFVAKHFFTQSVVDLSWSPDGYSLFACSLDGTVATFHFDAKELGHRLSDTELDELKRSRYGDVRGRQANLAESAAQLLLEASTKETTNKKAALDIQQSQIPVKSSVDLGVTAKTSDAQVDDGKKSVGAAGDGLNKLPASARISSPVKQREYRRADGRKRIIPEALGVPNQPETMTGGAQSQALDFPLAASDHRKVENGIVPVDGGLRESSIRGTLGRNSDIKERSGVNARATVTESLVIEKVPGSAGGDGSINVQQSGIKASSSSGSCNTPLSIRVFDKKLGEDATPICLEARSREHAVNDVVGVGSTSMMKETEIVCTRGAETLWSDRISGKVTVLAGNANFWAVGCEDGCLQVYTKCGRRAMPTMMMGSAATFVDCDECWKLLLVTRKGSLYVWDLFSRNCLLQDSLASLITSDPNSAKGTIKVISVKLSKSGSPLVVLATRHAFLFDMSLMCWLRVADDCFPASNFASSWNLSSIQSGELAALQVDVRKYLARKPSWSRVTDDGVQTRAHLEAQLESSLALKSPNEYRQCLLSYIRFLAREADESRLREVCESFLGPPTGMAESTSSDTKMVSWDPCVLGMRKHKLLREDILPAMASNRKVQRLLNEFMDLLSEYGSVETNQKTPVLRTTSQQATSQMNCDPPVTEQMDTAPQAIDHTNAAQPAKDHEDPTPIITDEADHIPLAIDEVDLCPMVTDQVIQDSLDREAGS; via the exons ATGAGCAATGGCATTTGCACTGCTGTTCTTAGAGGTCATTCGAGCCTGGTTAAAGGAGTTACTTGGGATCCAATTGGGTCTTTCATAGCAAGTCAATCTGATGATAAGACAGTTATTATATGGCGAACAAGTGACTGGAGTCTGGCTCACAGAACAGATGGCCACTGGGCTAAATCA CTTGGATCTACATTTTTCAGGCGCTTAGGATGGTCCCCCTGTGGTCATTTTATAACTACAACTCATGGTTTTCAGAAGCCAAGGCATTCTGCACCTGTTCTTGAGAGAGGGGAATGGGCTGCCACATTTGATTTCTTAGGACACAATGCCCCCATTATTGTGGTGAAATTTAACCATTCAATGTTTAGAAGAAATTTTACCAATGCTCAGGAATTGAAAGCTGCACAAGTTGGGTGGACTAATGGGGCCTCAAAGATTGGAGGGAAAGAATCACAGCCATACAATGTTATTGCAATTGGGAGTCAAGATCGCACTATAACTGTATGGACGACTGCAAGTCCTCGTCCTCTTTTTGTGGCCAAGCACTTCTTTACTCAAAGTGTTGTAGATTTATCCTG GAGTCCTGATGGGTATTCACTTTTTGCATGTTCCTTGGATGGTACTGTGGCTACTTTCCATTTTGATGCTAAAGAACTTGGACACAGGCTAAGCGATACTGAACTTGATGAGTTAAAAAGAAGTCGTTATGGTGATGTCAGAGGTAGACAGGCAAACCTAGCTGAGAGTGCTGCACAGTTATTGCTTGAAGCATCAACCaaagaaacaacaaataaaaaagcagCATTGGATATTCAGCAAAGTCAAATACCTGTAAAATCTTCTGTTGACTTAGGGGTCACTGCAAAGACTTCTGATGCACAAGTTGATGATGGCAAGAAGAGTGTGGGAGCTGCTGGTgatggattaaataaattgcCTGCTTCTGCTCGGATTTCTAGTCCAGTAAAACAAAGAGAATACAGACGCGCTGATGGTAGAAAGAGAATCATTCCAGAAGCTTTAGGAGTGCCCAATCAACCAGAAACAATGACCGGTGGGGCTCAGTCTCAAGCTCTTGATTTCCCTCTTGCGGCATCTGATCACAGAAAGGTTGAAAATGGAATAGTTCCTGTTGATGGTGGCTTGCGAGAGAGTTCTATCAGGGGAACACTTGGCAGAAACTCTGATATAAAAGAGCGCTCTGGTGTCAATGCAAGGGCTACTGTTACTGAGAGCCTGGTCATTGAGAAGGTTCCAGGATCTGCAGGAGGAGATGGAAGCATTAATGTGCAACAGTCTGGGATAAAGGCATCTAGTTCCTCTGGTTCTTGCAACACCCCTCTCTCAATTAGGGTATTTGATAAGAAATTAGGGGAAGATGCCACACCAATTTGCTTGGAAGCTCGTTCTAGAGAACATGCAGTGAATGATGTTGTTGGGGTGGGGAGTACAAGTATGATGAAAGAAACAGAAATTGTTTGCACAAGAGGAGCTGAAACTCTTTGGTCTGATAGGATCTCAGGAAAAGTTACTGTTTTAGCTGGAAATGCAAACTTCTGGGCAGTTGGGTGTGAGGATGGATGCCTACAG GTTTACACGAAGTGCGGGAGACGTGCCATGCCCACTATGATGATGGGATCTGCAGCAACTTTTGTTGATTGTGATGAGTGCTGGAAGTTGTTGCTGGTCACAAGGAAGGGATCCTTGTATGTATGGGATCTGTTTAGTCGGAATTGTCTCCTTCAGGATTCTTTGGCATCTCTAATTACCTCAGACCCAAACTCTGCAAAAG GTACAATCAAAGTTATATCTGTGAAGTTATCAAAATCCGGTTCTCCTCTTGTTGTCCTGGCCACACGTCATGCCTTCCTCTTTGACATGAGTCTTATGTGTTGGCTGAGAGTGGCTGATGACTGCTTCCCTGCATCGAATTTTGCTAGCTCTTGGAATTTGAGTTCGATTCAGAGTGGTGAGCTAGCTGCATTGCAGGTGGATGTGAGGAAATATTTGGCCAGAAAACCAAGTTGGAGCAG AGTGACAGATGATGGGGTGCAGACACGAGCTCATTTGGAGGCTCAGTTGGAATCCTCGTTAGCTTTAAAGTCCCCTAATGAATATCGCCAGTGCCTTCTATCTTACATTCGCTTCCTTGCAAg AGAAGCAGACGAGTCTCGTTTACGAGAAGTATGTGAGAGCTTTCTTGGACCTCCTACTGGGATGGCTGAATCTACATCTTCAGATACAAAAATGGTGTCTTGGGATCCTTGTGTGCTT GGAATGAGAAAACACAAACTCTTAAGAGAAGATATTCTTCCTGCAATGGCATCAAACAGAAAAGTCCAACGTTTACTAAATGAGTTCATGGATCTCTTGTCTGAATATGGAAGTGTAGAAACTAACCAAAAAACCCCCGTGCTACGAACTACATCTCAACAAGCAACCAGTCAAATGAATTGTGATCCACCAGTAACAGAGCAAATGGACACTGCCCCACAAGCAATAGATCATACAAACGCTGCCCAACCAGCAAAAGATCATGAGGACCCAACCCCCATTATAACTGATGAAGCAGACCATATTCCGCTGGCTATTGATGAAGTAGATTTGTGCCCGATGGTAACAGATCAAGTTATTCAGGATTCACTTGACAGAGAAGCTGGTTCTTGA